The proteins below are encoded in one region of Maribacter aestuarii:
- a CDS encoding nuclear transport factor 2 family protein, with protein MKKLMILFFSLTFAIGWSQEEEAVKNTIKKFFESFHAQDSVGMQSLVHQEITLQTIGAGKDGVQRLRTERFEDMIRSIVSIPDSVKFEEKILDYSVEIDGPMANVWTPYEFWLNSEFHHCGVNSFQLFKEAHAWKIIYLIDTRRREGCDNRLR; from the coding sequence ATGAAAAAGTTAATGATTCTTTTTTTCAGTCTCACTTTTGCAATTGGATGGTCTCAAGAAGAGGAGGCGGTGAAAAATACCATAAAGAAATTTTTCGAATCATTTCACGCACAAGATTCGGTAGGAATGCAAAGTCTGGTACATCAAGAAATTACACTTCAAACCATAGGTGCGGGAAAAGATGGAGTGCAGCGTTTACGAACGGAGCGCTTTGAGGATATGATTCGTTCCATTGTGAGTATTCCCGATTCTGTAAAATTTGAGGAAAAGATTTTAGATTATTCCGTTGAGATAGATGGCCCAATGGCCAATGTTTGGACCCCCTATGAATTTTGGCTGAATAGCGAGTTTCACCATTGTGGAGTTAATTCCTTCCAACTTTTCAAGGAGGCGCATGCTTGGAAAATCATTTACCTAATCGATACCCGTAGGAGGGAGGGGTGCGATAATAGACTTCGATAA
- the panB gene encoding 3-methyl-2-oxobutanoate hydroxymethyltransferase, protein MSIAKKEYKRITVKSLVDMKKNGEKISMLTAYDYSMAKIVDAAKVDVILVGDSASNVMAGHETTLPITLDQMIYHASSVIRATERALVVVDLPFGSYQSDPKEALRSAIRIMKESGAHAVKVEGGAEIKESVKRILAAGIPVMGHLGLTPQSIYKFGTYTVRAKEDEEADKLKEDALMLEKLGCFGIVLEKIPAELTKKVSESLTIPTIGIGGGKHADGQVLVIHDLLGMTHEFNPRFLRRYMNLYEEMGNAISHYVKDVKNKDFPSDEEQY, encoded by the coding sequence ATGTCCATAGCTAAAAAAGAATACAAAAGAATAACAGTAAAGTCCTTGGTGGACATGAAAAAGAACGGCGAGAAGATTTCCATGCTAACCGCTTATGACTATTCCATGGCCAAAATAGTAGATGCCGCCAAAGTAGACGTTATCCTTGTGGGTGACTCCGCAAGTAACGTGATGGCTGGTCATGAGACTACCTTACCGATTACCTTAGACCAAATGATATACCATGCTTCTTCCGTAATTAGGGCAACCGAAAGGGCATTGGTAGTTGTGGATTTACCGTTCGGAAGCTACCAGAGTGATCCAAAGGAAGCTTTACGGTCAGCTATTCGAATTATGAAAGAAAGCGGTGCACATGCCGTAAAAGTGGAAGGTGGAGCTGAAATCAAGGAATCCGTTAAACGTATTTTAGCGGCGGGTATTCCAGTTATGGGACATTTGGGACTTACCCCACAATCCATTTATAAATTTGGGACCTATACGGTTAGGGCCAAAGAAGACGAAGAAGCTGATAAATTAAAGGAAGATGCCTTAATGCTGGAAAAACTGGGCTGTTTTGGTATTGTCTTGGAAAAGATACCTGCCGAGCTCACTAAAAAAGTTTCTGAAAGTCTTACCATACCCACCATTGGTATTGGAGGTGGCAAACATGCGGATGGCCAGGTATTGGTCATTCATGATCTTTTGGGCATGACACACGAGTTCAATCCGAGATTTTTAAGGCGATACATGAATTTATATGAGGAAATGGGCAATGCCATTTCCCATTATGTAAAAGATGTAAAGAACAAGGATTTTCCGAGCGATGAAGAACAATACTAG
- the lspA gene encoding signal peptidase II, with product MQKHFILNRFYILVLVLLNVGCDQISKEVVRTNVAQQDYIPLIEHYFILTNVENTGAMLGFGQNFSPFMKMVLLQGLPLLVLLIILFRMLTKTNLNPWMVIGFAFVIGGGMGNLIDRIFYGSVTDFFQIRLGIFTTGIFNMADVAVTLGVIIILALSIKRKEATF from the coding sequence ATGCAAAAGCACTTCATCCTTAATCGTTTTTATATTTTGGTCCTGGTCCTTTTAAATGTAGGCTGTGATCAAATTTCCAAGGAAGTGGTTCGTACCAACGTTGCGCAACAAGACTATATACCGTTAATCGAACACTATTTTATTTTGACCAATGTCGAAAATACAGGAGCAATGCTGGGTTTTGGTCAAAACTTTTCACCGTTTATGAAAATGGTTTTGTTACAGGGGTTACCGCTTTTGGTTTTGCTGATAATTTTATTTCGAATGTTGACCAAAACTAACTTAAACCCTTGGATGGTGATTGGTTTTGCCTTTGTCATCGGGGGCGGTATGGGTAATTTAATAGACCGCATATTTTATGGTTCAGTAACCGATTTTTTCCAAATACGATTGGGCATTTTTACGACCGGAATATTCAATATGGCTGATGTAGCCGTTACTCTGGGGGTAATCATAATTTTAGCATTAAGTATTAAGAGAAAAGAAGCGACTTTTTAA
- a CDS encoding RluA family pseudouridine synthase, giving the protein MSKKQRSNPTNLQVLFEDNHLIIINKRPGDIVQGDKTGDTPLSEVVKEYLKVKYQKPGNVYLGVVHRLDRPTSGIVLFARTSKALPRLNKLFAEKEAEKTYWAIVKNINKEEDTLIHWLKRNPKQNKSYAHINEVPDSKKAILGYRTLKKLDRYFLLEIDLKTGRHHQIRSQLAAIGSPIKGDLKYGFDRSNSDASIHLHARKLHFVHPVKKEPLTIIAPPPKDPIWDACS; this is encoded by the coding sequence TTGTCCAAAAAACAACGTTCCAACCCTACCAATCTTCAAGTACTTTTTGAAGACAATCATCTCATTATAATCAATAAAAGGCCAGGAGATATAGTTCAGGGTGATAAAACAGGGGATACTCCCTTGAGCGAAGTGGTAAAGGAATATCTAAAAGTAAAGTATCAAAAACCCGGAAACGTATATTTGGGAGTGGTGCATCGTTTGGACAGGCCTACCTCTGGTATCGTATTATTTGCTAGAACCTCAAAAGCCTTACCTAGACTTAACAAGCTTTTTGCCGAAAAAGAGGCTGAAAAGACCTATTGGGCCATTGTAAAAAACATAAACAAAGAGGAAGATACCCTTATACATTGGTTGAAGCGCAACCCAAAGCAGAATAAATCTTACGCGCACATTAATGAGGTGCCGGACAGTAAAAAAGCAATACTTGGTTATCGAACCTTGAAAAAACTAGATCGGTATTTCCTGTTGGAAATCGATTTAAAAACAGGTAGACATCACCAAATCCGCTCTCAATTAGCTGCAATCGGAAGTCCTATTAAAGGGGATTTGAAATACGGTTTTGACCGTAGTAATAGTGATGCAAGTATTCACTTGCACGCCAGAAAACTACATTTTGTACATCCAGTAAAAAAGGAACCCCTCACCATTATAGCTCCCCCGCCAAAAGATCCCATTTGGGATGCGTGTTCTTAA
- a CDS encoding DUF4252 domain-containing protein: MIKKISAFLLFCLLVNCGSYNSIDTFYNTHKNDDQVTAIRVPQFMLTLISGISPEMESLVGNTKDLRYMQFPSATPARTDFLNKQMNGITGNSFIEVYRKNDNLKRNIVSIREKKNTVKEILIYNNNNQTGSFLYFNGNFDPVKIRDMAKNNEFETLGDGLLNQFGAGTPGISPED, translated from the coding sequence ATGATTAAGAAAATATCGGCTTTTTTACTTTTTTGCCTATTGGTCAATTGTGGAAGTTATAATTCTATCGACACCTTCTACAACACCCATAAAAATGATGATCAAGTTACCGCGATTCGCGTGCCACAATTCATGCTTACCCTAATTAGTGGAATTTCACCCGAAATGGAATCCTTGGTGGGCAATACCAAGGATTTAAGATATATGCAATTTCCCAGTGCAACTCCGGCTAGAACCGATTTCTTGAATAAACAAATGAACGGCATAACCGGGAATTCCTTTATTGAGGTTTATCGTAAAAACGACAATTTGAAACGAAATATCGTTTCTATACGAGAGAAGAAAAATACCGTTAAGGAAATATTGATTTATAATAATAACAATCAGACAGGTTCTTTCCTTTACTTCAATGGAAATTTTGACCCCGTAAAAATAAGGGACATGGCCAAAAACAATGAATTCGAGACCCTAGGCGATGGATTGCTCAATCAATTTGGAGCAGGCACTCCCGGCATCAGTCCCGAAGATTAG
- a CDS encoding 2-isopropylmalate synthase, whose product MSKDIVQIFDTTLRDGEQVPGCKLDMEQKLVIAERLDELGVNIIEAGFPISSPGDFRSVEAISKIVKNATVCGLTRAVKKDIEVAAEALKHAKKPRIHTGIGTSDSHIKFKFNSNREAIIERAVDAVSYAKTFVEDVEFYAEDAGRTDNEFLARICEAVVKAGATVLNIPDTTGYCLPEEYGAKMKYLKENVKGIDKAILSCHCHNDLGLATANSIAGVINGARQIECTINGIGERAGNTSLEEVVMILRQHPDLNLDTTINSKLLYDTSKMVSQKMGMMVQPNKAIVGANAFAHSSGIHQDGVIKNRETYEIIDPADVGVTESSIVLTARSGRAALAYRAKIVGYELTKLQLDEVYEEFLKFADSKKEVKDEDIHQIIELSKVDAQSVS is encoded by the coding sequence ATGAGTAAAGATATAGTACAGATTTTTGATACTACATTGAGGGATGGCGAGCAAGTTCCAGGATGTAAACTGGATATGGAGCAAAAGTTGGTGATAGCGGAACGGTTGGATGAGCTTGGGGTTAACATCATTGAAGCAGGTTTTCCCATATCGAGTCCGGGAGATTTCAGGTCCGTCGAAGCAATTTCCAAAATTGTTAAAAATGCTACCGTTTGTGGACTTACCAGGGCAGTTAAAAAGGATATTGAAGTAGCAGCCGAAGCATTGAAGCATGCCAAAAAGCCAAGAATACATACGGGTATAGGAACTTCCGACTCGCACATAAAATTTAAATTCAATTCTAACCGAGAGGCTATAATTGAACGCGCGGTCGATGCCGTTAGTTATGCGAAGACTTTTGTAGAAGACGTAGAATTTTATGCCGAGGATGCAGGAAGAACGGATAACGAATTTTTAGCCAGAATATGTGAAGCCGTGGTAAAAGCAGGAGCTACGGTGCTTAATATTCCTGATACCACGGGATATTGCCTTCCAGAGGAGTACGGTGCAAAAATGAAATATCTTAAGGAGAACGTTAAGGGGATAGATAAGGCCATTTTATCTTGCCACTGTCATAATGATTTAGGCCTTGCAACAGCCAACTCTATCGCAGGTGTTATAAATGGTGCTAGACAGATCGAGTGCACCATAAACGGCATAGGGGAAAGAGCCGGAAATACATCCTTAGAGGAAGTGGTGATGATCTTAAGGCAACATCCCGATTTAAATTTGGACACCACTATCAATAGCAAATTGCTTTATGACACCAGTAAGATGGTTTCCCAAAAAATGGGAATGATGGTGCAACCCAACAAGGCTATTGTTGGTGCCAACGCTTTTGCACATAGTTCAGGGATTCATCAAGATGGTGTAATTAAGAACAGGGAAACCTATGAAATAATCGACCCTGCAGATGTAGGGGTAACCGAATCATCTATTGTGCTTACCGCAAGGAGCGGTAGAGCTGCTTTGGCCTACAGGGCAAAAATTGTGGGATATGAACTCACCAAACTGCAACTGGATGAGGTATATGAGGAGTTCTTAAAGTTTGCGGACAGCAAAAAAGAGGTCAAAGATGAAGACATACATCAAATCATCGAATTAAGTAAAGTCGACGCCCAAAGCGTCAGTTAA
- the leuB gene encoding 3-isopropylmalate dehydrogenase, which translates to MHLDIAVLGGDGIGPEVVAQSIKCLRSVEETFGHSFTFTKAKVGAVAIKETGEPLPEKTLEICKKSDAVLFGAIGAPEYDGNPTSKIWPEQGLLRLRKELGLFANIRPVKVFPTLIKQSPLAKSTVQHTDLVIYRELSGGIYYGEKIQDESQSSATDTCTYTESEISRISHLAFKAARARRKKVTLVDKANVLETSRLWRRVVHTIAESYPDVSLNCLFIDNAAVQMILNPSQFDVILTDNMFGDILSDQGSVIAGSIGLLPSASVGTEHAMFEPIHGSYPNAKNKNIANPVASILSTAMLLQHFKMDEESDAVVAAVLKSFSKKIVTPDIMGSSKYGTNYVGDFIADNIMELDGSFNINDENIGLGKSTII; encoded by the coding sequence ATGCATTTAGACATAGCCGTTTTAGGGGGTGATGGTATTGGGCCCGAAGTCGTCGCGCAATCCATAAAATGTCTTCGTTCTGTTGAGGAAACATTTGGTCATAGTTTTACGTTTACAAAAGCCAAAGTTGGTGCCGTTGCCATAAAGGAAACCGGTGAGCCGCTTCCAGAAAAAACACTTGAGATTTGCAAAAAATCAGATGCCGTTCTTTTCGGGGCTATTGGTGCTCCCGAATATGATGGAAATCCCACGTCTAAAATATGGCCTGAGCAAGGCTTGCTAAGGCTTCGGAAAGAACTAGGCCTTTTTGCCAATATCAGGCCCGTTAAAGTTTTTCCTACCCTTATAAAACAGTCCCCTTTAGCAAAATCTACCGTACAGCATACTGATCTTGTTATTTATAGAGAACTTTCTGGCGGAATATATTATGGGGAAAAAATCCAAGATGAAAGTCAGAGTTCAGCCACCGATACCTGTACCTACACCGAGAGCGAAATTAGCAGAATAAGTCATTTGGCATTTAAAGCAGCTCGTGCAAGACGTAAAAAAGTTACTCTTGTGGATAAGGCCAATGTTTTGGAAACCTCTAGATTATGGCGTAGAGTGGTGCATACCATAGCTGAAAGCTATCCTGATGTTTCTTTGAATTGTTTATTTATTGATAATGCGGCGGTACAGATGATTTTGAACCCTAGCCAATTCGACGTGATTTTGACCGATAATATGTTCGGTGATATTTTATCTGACCAAGGAAGTGTTATAGCCGGTTCAATAGGCCTTTTACCCTCAGCTTCGGTGGGAACGGAACACGCCATGTTTGAACCAATTCATGGGTCCTACCCAAATGCAAAAAATAAGAACATAGCAAATCCTGTCGCATCCATTCTTAGCACGGCTATGCTTTTACAACATTTTAAAATGGATGAAGAATCCGATGCCGTGGTTGCAGCGGTACTCAAATCATTTTCCAAGAAAATTGTTACCCCGGATATTATGGGTAGCAGTAAATATGGCACCAATTATGTGGGTGATTTTATTGCCGATAATATTATGGAATTGGATGGAAGTTTCAATATAAACGATGAAAACATCGGTCTGGGAAAATCCACTATTATATAG
- a CDS encoding peroxiredoxin family protein: MKRRLVVISCLILVFGCKQAEKAQDLKEGVWQARLDVMDGQQLPFNFEVFKAENGDYSLQIFNADEKILVDEIDVNGDSIWIRTPVFEGYIAGTFSDSSIKGKFIKESLDRIVPFHATHGMEERFSNPKPTTKDISGIWETEFSPDTEESYMGKGIFTQKGQKVSGTFRTTTGDYRFLEGVMDGDSLKLSAFDGAHAFLFAAQLKDSILNGTFYSGNHFKEPFVAFQNADYELPSPDSLTFLKEGYDKLDFLFPNSEGEVVSLNDDEYRNKVVIVQIMGTWCPNCLDETKFLVDYLDENNHEDLKVIGLAFEYAKTEALAFKSIQRLTDRIGVEYPILLAQFGTSDKDQAQEKLPMLNHVLSYPTTIFLDKKGEVRRIHTGFNGPATGDAYIEFKKDFDSFLKGLLAE; encoded by the coding sequence ATGAAAAGACGTTTAGTTGTTATTTCTTGTTTGATATTGGTTTTCGGCTGTAAACAAGCGGAAAAAGCACAGGACTTGAAAGAAGGTGTTTGGCAAGCTCGTTTGGATGTTATGGATGGCCAGCAGCTTCCTTTCAACTTTGAAGTTTTCAAGGCCGAAAATGGAGATTACTCCTTACAAATCTTTAATGCGGATGAAAAAATTCTAGTTGATGAAATTGATGTCAATGGCGATTCAATATGGATTCGAACTCCGGTGTTTGAAGGTTACATCGCTGGTACGTTTTCAGATAGCAGTATTAAAGGAAAGTTTATAAAGGAAAGTTTGGATAGAATTGTTCCTTTTCACGCGACACATGGCATGGAAGAGAGATTCTCCAATCCAAAGCCAACTACAAAGGATATATCCGGTATTTGGGAAACTGAGTTTAGTCCCGATACGGAAGAGAGTTATATGGGTAAAGGAATTTTTACGCAAAAAGGCCAGAAAGTTTCAGGTACTTTTAGAACCACGACCGGAGATTATCGCTTTTTGGAAGGCGTGATGGATGGCGACTCCTTAAAATTGTCCGCCTTTGATGGGGCACACGCTTTTTTGTTCGCTGCTCAATTAAAGGATAGTATTTTGAACGGTACGTTTTACTCCGGGAATCATTTTAAAGAACCTTTCGTTGCGTTTCAAAATGCAGATTACGAATTACCTAGTCCGGACTCACTGACCTTTCTTAAAGAAGGCTATGATAAATTAGACTTTTTATTCCCAAATAGTGAAGGTGAGGTAGTTTCATTAAATGATGACGAGTATAGGAATAAGGTTGTTATAGTCCAAATTATGGGTACGTGGTGCCCCAACTGTTTGGACGAGACAAAATTTTTGGTAGATTATTTGGACGAAAATAACCACGAAGACTTGAAGGTTATAGGTTTGGCCTTTGAATATGCAAAGACCGAGGCTTTAGCTTTTAAAAGTATACAACGCTTAACGGATAGGATAGGAGTGGAGTATCCTATTTTATTGGCTCAGTTCGGGACTTCCGATAAGGACCAAGCTCAAGAAAAGCTACCCATGCTGAATCATGTGTTATCTTATCCCACAACGATTTTCCTTGATAAAAAAGGCGAGGTTAGAAGAATCCATACCGGTTTCAATGGCCCAGCTACGGGCGATGCCTATATTGAATTCAAAAAGGATTTTGATAGTTTTTTGAAAGGTCTTCTGGCGGAATAA
- the pheT gene encoding phenylalanine--tRNA ligase subunit beta — MKISYNWLKQFINIDWESQKTAALLTDLGLEVEGIEPFESLKGGLEGVVVGHVLKCEKHSNADKLKVTMVDIGAAEPVQIVCGAPNVEKGQKVPVATIGTTLFTNEGEPWKIKKGKIRGEESHGMICAEDELGLGESHDGILILNDKLKPGTPCSMIFEIEKDEVFEIGLTPNRADAMSHYGVARDLKAGLKQKEITKELITPSTSHFNVDNRSLKIDVEVEKNELAPRYCGVTLSNLIVQPSPDWLKHRLNAIGITPKNNIVDATNYVLHELGQPLHAFDANKIKGGKIVVRTMPPGTKFTTLDGIERELHEEDLMICDTEKPMCIAGIFGGLHSGVTEHTTSIFLESAYFNPISIRKSAKRHGLNTDASFRFERGIDIENVEYSLKRAALLIKEIAGGDITSDIVDIYPNKMKDFEVFLAFEKIDKLIGQNIPQDTIKSILASLDIKVRNVTEAGMGLSVPSYRVDVQRQVDVIEEILRVYGYNNINFSEKLNASVAPTGRLDDHRIQHIIGNLLASKGFYEILTNSLTSPHYNNFLEDTDKGTTSVEIINPLSGDLSVLRRSSLFSALEVAKYNINRKRSNLRLFEFGKTYHQSSSNRHERKYLSILLSGSVNEPSWTGESGQTGFFKMKSIVETILLRLGINATISIPTSSTVFSEGITLTSRDKALVSLGVVKKSIAKQFDLKQEVLFAHFEWDMILSLLENKSIKYKEIPKFPEVKRDFALLLNEATTFKEVYDIGFRTEKKMLTNITLFDVYQGKSLPESKKSYAVSFTLQDSKGTLTDKQIDRIMAKLQSNYERELGAELR, encoded by the coding sequence ATGAAGATTTCTTATAACTGGTTAAAACAGTTCATTAATATAGATTGGGAATCCCAGAAAACGGCGGCGTTACTTACAGACCTAGGTCTTGAGGTGGAAGGCATTGAACCTTTTGAATCTCTTAAGGGGGGATTGGAAGGAGTTGTCGTTGGTCATGTTTTAAAGTGCGAAAAGCATTCCAATGCGGACAAACTAAAGGTTACCATGGTGGATATTGGAGCAGCAGAACCTGTTCAAATTGTTTGCGGTGCCCCGAATGTTGAAAAAGGTCAAAAGGTACCTGTTGCAACCATTGGCACTACCCTCTTTACAAACGAAGGCGAACCTTGGAAGATAAAAAAAGGTAAAATACGTGGAGAGGAAAGTCATGGGATGATTTGTGCCGAGGACGAACTAGGTCTTGGAGAAAGCCATGATGGTATTTTAATCTTGAACGATAAGCTAAAGCCAGGAACGCCCTGTTCGATGATATTCGAAATAGAAAAAGACGAGGTCTTTGAAATAGGCCTAACCCCTAACCGTGCGGATGCCATGAGCCATTATGGAGTGGCCCGAGACCTCAAAGCAGGTTTAAAGCAGAAAGAGATTACCAAGGAATTGATAACTCCCTCTACCAGTCATTTCAATGTAGACAATAGATCCCTAAAGATTGATGTTGAGGTAGAAAAAAACGAACTGGCACCAAGATATTGCGGTGTGACGCTGAGCAATCTCATCGTTCAACCTTCTCCTGATTGGCTTAAGCATCGCTTAAATGCTATCGGAATTACACCAAAGAACAACATCGTGGATGCCACGAACTATGTGTTACATGAACTTGGTCAGCCTCTACATGCCTTTGATGCCAATAAAATTAAGGGAGGAAAAATTGTAGTGCGGACCATGCCACCAGGTACCAAATTTACAACGCTGGACGGTATAGAGAGAGAACTACACGAGGAAGACCTTATGATTTGCGATACTGAAAAGCCCATGTGTATCGCTGGGATTTTTGGTGGGCTGCATTCTGGGGTTACTGAACATACTACTTCTATATTTTTGGAGAGCGCGTATTTCAATCCCATTTCCATTCGTAAGTCTGCCAAAAGACATGGGCTTAACACCGATGCGTCCTTTCGTTTTGAAAGAGGGATAGATATTGAAAATGTGGAATATAGTCTCAAAAGAGCCGCTTTATTAATAAAGGAAATTGCCGGTGGAGATATCACTTCGGATATTGTTGATATCTATCCGAACAAAATGAAAGATTTTGAAGTTTTCTTGGCTTTCGAAAAAATAGACAAACTTATTGGCCAGAATATCCCACAAGACACCATAAAATCTATTTTGGCTTCTTTGGATATTAAGGTAAGGAATGTCACCGAAGCAGGAATGGGATTATCCGTACCTTCCTATAGGGTTGATGTACAGCGACAAGTAGATGTAATAGAAGAGATTCTAAGGGTTTATGGTTATAACAATATCAATTTTAGTGAAAAACTCAATGCATCCGTTGCACCAACTGGACGCTTGGACGACCATCGAATTCAACATATTATAGGGAACCTTTTGGCGTCAAAAGGATTTTATGAAATATTGACCAATAGTCTTACATCACCACATTACAACAACTTTTTAGAGGATACCGATAAGGGCACTACCTCCGTGGAGATTATAAATCCTCTTAGTGGAGATTTATCAGTACTAAGAAGAAGTTCTCTTTTTTCGGCGTTGGAAGTTGCAAAATATAACATCAATAGAAAGCGATCCAATTTAAGGCTGTTCGAGTTCGGAAAGACTTATCACCAATCAAGTTCAAATCGCCATGAAAGAAAATACTTGAGCATTTTGCTTTCTGGTAGTGTTAACGAACCAAGTTGGACAGGCGAGAGCGGTCAAACTGGTTTTTTTAAAATGAAATCGATTGTAGAAACAATTCTTTTGAGACTTGGAATAAACGCTACCATTAGTATTCCAACGTCGTCTACAGTGTTTTCAGAAGGTATTACCCTTACAAGTCGTGATAAAGCGTTAGTATCGCTCGGCGTCGTAAAAAAATCAATTGCAAAGCAATTTGATTTAAAGCAAGAGGTATTGTTCGCCCATTTTGAATGGGATATGATTTTAAGTCTTTTGGAAAATAAGAGCATAAAATACAAGGAAATACCGAAGTTCCCAGAAGTAAAGCGAGATTTTGCACTCTTATTGAACGAAGCGACTACTTTTAAGGAGGTGTACGATATTGGGTTCAGGACAGAAAAAAAGATGCTTACCAACATCACTCTTTTTGACGTCTACCAAGGGAAAAGCCTTCCAGAGAGTAAAAAATCTTATGCGGTAAGTTTTACCCTTCAAGATTCTAAAGGTACGCTTACGGACAAACAGATTGATAGAATTATGGCCAAATTGCAAAGCAATTACGAGCGGGAATTAGGCGCAGAACTTAGATAA
- a CDS encoding fasciclin domain-containing protein: MDPNKSIIVNTETSERHTTLLTALRATELDAVLDYDGQFTVFAPSNLAFEKLSKATFSRMLDPQNTEALKNILSYHIIARKLSASKILRAMCQGNGKAKFTTILGEEITATMDGIDIILTDPAGNSAKIILADSNQCNGVIHEIDSVFLPVKM; this comes from the coding sequence ATGGATCCTAACAAATCCATTATTGTAAATACGGAAACCTCGGAAAGACATACTACGTTATTAACCGCTTTACGTGCAACGGAATTGGACGCAGTTCTAGATTATGACGGGCAATTCACAGTTTTTGCGCCTTCAAACCTCGCATTTGAAAAGCTTTCGAAAGCAACCTTTAGCAGAATGCTAGACCCACAAAACACTGAAGCTCTAAAGAACATTCTTTCCTATCATATAATAGCCCGTAAACTTTCTGCATCCAAAATTCTCAGGGCCATGTGCCAAGGAAATGGAAAGGCAAAGTTTACAACAATTTTGGGTGAGGAGATAACGGCCACCATGGACGGAATTGATATTATACTAACCGACCCTGCAGGAAATTCAGCCAAGATTATATTGGCAGATTCAAACCAGTGTAATGGAGTAATCCATGAGATTGATTCTGTTTTTCTTCCCGTTAAGATGTAA